A window of Populus trichocarpa isolate Nisqually-1 chromosome 17, P.trichocarpa_v4.1, whole genome shotgun sequence genomic DNA:
TTTTGGTATTATCATGTTCGAACTTATTACAGCCATCCACCCACATCAAAACCTAATGGAATATGTTAATCTTGTAAGTCCTGCGCTCTCTTCTAACTAGcagatttcttcttttaataatttaaaattatctgaACCCCAAAATGTCTTATTTTTTCCCTCTCGGAAGGCTGGTATGAGCCCAGATGGTGTTGACGAAATACTAGACAAGAGGCTGGTTGGAGAATGCAACATTGAAGAAGTGAGGGGCCTAGCTACCGTTGCCCACAAATGCTTGCAAAAATTCCAAAGGAAGCGACCCTCGATAGGAGAAGTTTCGCAGGCTATACTGAAGATAAAACAAAGGTGCCTTGCCAAGGAAGACACCATGTCTATAGAAGTTTCACGAGTTCTAACCAGGATAGACGATCAACAGGTGGAGTTGAGTAGGATGGCCAGCATAAAAGATGTGGAGTGAATTCTTTGAGGATCCTCTTGCAATTCTGCTTCTTCTCTGTTTAATCTCTCCATGTTCCACTCTCATCAAACTAGCATGATATACCAGATAGACACCGATGAGTTCCTTTTGCATACTCGAGTTAAAGGTCCCTTCAAGATTCAAGGCGGTCATTAGCTCGACCATGctctaattaattttctattgtTTCACAATTTTTATATACCTGACCGCATAGAATGAGACTGAAAGATGGGTATAATTCTCGTCCTGGTCTTTGCATCAACAGTTCACACTATAAATTTTGTAGATATTTCATCTTTTATGTCTTGAGAAACTCTTTTGAAGAAGATGCGTCGAGGAAATGCTGTAGTTTCGAAAGTTGCACTTGCTATCTTCACACACACTCGCACACAATTTGATCAATCTCAACATTTGTTGCAAGTTTCATGTATTCAGTGTCATTTGAGTTTTGAAAAAGATACACGCTCATGATATTTTGGTTCTTCAAGCTTGTGAGTGTATGATTAGGTACTAAACCACCAAAAACTGAAATCATCTTATCTTTCTATTGTTCTTCTTTCCTAATGGCAGGacctagaaaatattttaagaacatGTTGATCTCTGAGTTAAGGAGTAATGGGATCCAAACAAACCTTCTTTGCAATAATGGAAGCCGCGTGcatgaaatgaaattttataagaaatagtATTGCACATTAAGCGTATGATTGACATTGCAGTAAAATAGATACAcacttgttaattttattttcttaaaattattattttttagtatttttggattgttttgatatgctattatcaaaaataaattttttaaaaaaataataaaatattattttaatacatttataaaaaaaaacactttaaaagatAATATCTACTATAGTATGATAcaaactataaatattatttgcattatttaCTGAACTTTGTTATTCACACCAAGATATATTGAAATGGCTATCGAGCGCATTGTGgtcttttcataaattatattagTCATTACCAAATTAATAGGAAATAAAtaagtctttttatattttaaaagcactataaaacaatcaaaatatcattgagagcaaaatttttaaaattagagtccaacggttttttcatatttcacaatggttttttggttattattaaATCGGCTGAGGGCCAATTTAATATttgactaaatataaaaaaataactggcAGGTGCAATGCGCGCACACACACATGTGGAAGGAATTCGCACCCTTCGAGTGGCATGTGTGGCATATCCAGTGGCCAAAATCCCCCTACCAACATGTTGTTGGAAAAGTTGTGGCATCCTATTTCTTTTAAGGCGGCATGTGTCGCTGATGGTGGCATAGTTTGTCGCCAACAtcacttttttatctttttttctcttttttcctcttgattTTCGTGTTGGCTATGCAAAATTTCAGATTTATCCTCTAATTTATTAGGATTTGCACTttgatcctttttatttttattttttttcttggtccttttttaaaattttgatttatttttaattttattcttcaatctcAATATgtgatatgatatttttttcctatttgatccttattttcttttattgttattttttagatcattttgttaaattgatttttcttttcattttcaccaCTCATTcaaagattcattttttttttattttttatgttacttttgattcttttattcttgttcttttgttaaatttgatcttcttttcaattttatccttcaatattcgattgattgagaatccaaatttatgatttttccagATATGGTGCCTCGGGTCTAATAATTCAGGTCACagttttgaaaagttaatgcgagttaacattgattttttttaaaaaaaattatatttggctATCTCATCTTATGACATGGGTGACATGTTTGACAATATAATCAGGGTTAGCTCAACCCTGATTACTAGGATCACAAGTCTATCATGCTAACTTGTGTTAATCAGAACCgttttatttagatattttttttttatcccatttcATTCTTTCATAATTAATAAACTATGAATTGAGctacattgtttatttttttaaaaaaatattttttttttaggtaaatgatgacttaaaaaaaaattgattcatttgttattattttttatttttttattaaaataaaacaaatttatttgatCTATTCATGTTTATCACTTGAGTAgcaaatttttgttctttttttaaaacacatttgaaactcttgaaaatcaatttttacatggtagagagagagagagagagagagtctaaCCCCGCGGGGAAGGACAGGTCCACACCTAGTTTAGTTCTATTTGAGAATACTTATTGTTCCCTAAAATTCTAACTATGGCGTATTCTTTATTACCTGATTTCAAAGGAGAGATTTTTGACCTTGAAACAAATGGTGTGCAagaatacaaaaatcaaatctagCTAATCACATACTTCACAGGCATTACGTTCTCCTCTTAAATAGCGAGTCAACACCTTATCGCAGGGACAGTATAACAATAAGCTCTCACAACCATGCCTAAACAAGTGCCTTATTCTCCCCGCACTCTATTATGTTTCATTCAACACTCAAAACAGTGGCTGAAAGCGGAGCAGTTCAGccacaaaagaaaataagaggaGGGGGAGATAAAAACTAATGCAGATGAAGAAATGATGTTCTCACCTCCGGCAGCTGATGATGGGATGTTATCATCAACGAAGTTTTGACAATCCCAACTCGCGAACAAAGTCTGTCGTCCTCAGGATTGACTTTTGGACACTACACCTTTCCAACATCTTTAATATATCCAGTGACTCACTTCTCAAAACTGGCAGGAAGTTCCAAGCCTCTGTCTTTGCCTCTGACCAGCACTTCCAGATTCGCAATTAGTGAAAGCTGGATGTAAAAGTTTCTTAAAGTTCTCAAGAAACAGAACCCACTCCCCTTCATCCAGATCAGCTAGCGTCACAAAACTCATGCTTGAAGGAAGCTGCTCATTAACACTCCTGTTTCCGGAAGAAGAACCAGCCAGGTAACCACTTCTCCGTATCTCACCCTCGTGCCGCCAACTGTTCTCACCgccacttattttttttaataacatggaCATCCTTGAAATGTTTGTAATCTTGTCCTCTGTAGAGCCAGCGTATTCATCTCTGCTTAAATTCAACTCCTCCTCCTCAATGTCTGCctctccctcctcctcctcctccgcacTCTCCTCTAGCTTGGAAAGTGGATTTAGCACATTTTTGGCTTTGGACAGGAAACAATGAGGTCTCATTTCTAATTTATCTCCTATATTTGAAGTCAAACGTAACTCCTCACAGTCAATGTCAAACTGAAACTCCTCATTGTCTTCCAGTTTCACCTCGtcaacaagatattccatctcCCCGAGCAGACTCCTTGCCTTAATGCATATAAGCTCAAGCTCACTGGGCTCCTCTCCATGGCTTCGAAACTCTCTGCTCATCATCTCACCAATCTCAGCAAGACATAAGCCAAAAGCTGCTGCTTCCTTTAGGAAAATTGTACAAACAACCAAGACTCTGAGGCATGCCTCTCGAATCATTGGTAGTTCCCTCCGAAGCATATCAGAATCTTGGAAAGGGTCAAGATTATTTATATACTCAAGCTCATCCTCAGAGAATGGAATCGACGCTTGCGGCCAATGGATCCACTCAAAGTATGGATCCTCCAAACTTTCAGGAAGGCAAAGGCCAAGATCAATGGGAATGAGCTCCACCTGACCAAACCTCCCAATCCCATCAACCTTCTTGACCAGAAGGTTCCCAGCATGTCTGTCAGTGTTAAGGATCCGTATATCTAAAATTCCTATCCTATGCACAGCAGTGACAGGAAAGCTCGAAGTCCCATAGTCACTGGCATCAAAATCATGAGGTATGAACTGCTGCTACGATGCAATCTTGCTAACATGGTTTCTccgttgatttttatttccatCATTGACATTGAAAATCGAGTGTGTCATCTTCACAAGGGCAGTTGAGGGCACATTGGCAAAGTGATTATAGTCAAGAAGGTAAGCTGCCACTTCTCTGAACCCAGTCTCTCCAACGCGCACTGAACGTTTGAGGCCTGGCTGCCCTAGAGCTTTTCCAACGAAACCTTTTGGATTGTTAGGGGCGTAAGGTTCCTCATCTGTGGGCTTCACAATAGCAATATTTTCACCATGGCAATTCTTGAAATAGTATGTACCACCAAGGCCACTATGAATAGGAATTGGATCAACCCCAATCCTCAATGCTTTCACAATGTCATTTACCATTTGTTTTACTTTAGCAAAGTGCTCTGAAAATCCTAGTAACTCAATTGGGCCACTCCAATCACTCTGCTGAAGATCCTTCCCAGAGGACGAGAGACATGGTGTAGATGAGCTTCTATGCATAGAATTCTTGGTAAGAAGAAGTGGAGAATCATTTCTACCTGCACTGAGGTCGTTTTTTAACACCTTCTCCCCAAATATCAATGACCTCTCCTCAGTTGGGACATTGAGGGCAAGCTGTAATTTCCTCTTAACAGTATGGGCATTGTCACTCCTGTCTAATTCCATACCCAAAACAATGCCAGTTTTGGTCTGAACAAATACACGCCTCCTTCCAGAAGGCTTTCTTTCCATTCATTTATTCACACAACACTCACCACTGAGGGGTCCTTCTAAATTTGCAACTGCCACATCTATATGTACAGGATGGTCCAGATCAGGACACATGGAAGGAAGAGGAGAAACTGTAAAATTCAAAGCCGGCAGCAGAGATGGCAGCGGCAGGGAGCTTCTCTCTCAAGCAGACGCCAATCTGAAATGCCAACAATGAACATGGGGAGAGTTTTGCGCCTTGCACAACCATAATCAAGGCAGTTGATTTCAAAGTGATTCTGTAGTTATCACATTGGAACAGTTGATGGTGAAGGAGGAGACCTGGTGGAACTGCTAGATTGGAGAAGCCATCTGATAATACCGGCTAAAGGAAACATAACATACGAATCAGGAATATTAAACTAAAAGATAACTAAAACTcacagaaatgaaaaataagaacaGAGTAACTTAAACAAATTCACATATTCTGCTCTTCTTCAAGACAAGACCCAGAAACCTCAAGGGAACAGAGGTTGCTCAACCATAGAACACTTtagaaatcaataataataataaaaaaatctgcaTGTGGGATGTAGTTAATGGTGAAGAGGGCTTCCTAAATATTGATCCATGCTGGCATCCACATCCTTTAAGTTATATAATCTTACATTTTTCCAAAAGCAATCCCCCACATCAATAAGAAAACAAGGAACAACTACATTTGGccatcattaaaatttaatctaatCACATTGATAACCCTTCAACCAGGGATAACGTGTTTCTTTCTAGTTGAAGATAAAATTTCTCACCGGTAATTAAATTATCGTTagaatataaatacataaacgACTTATAATTTACGACaacctaaaataatttatagtttacaataaatcaattttaaaataattattcaaagctgaaaaaaATATCCGATCTTGaggtaatttttatatatatttatatgatatggtaattaagatttttttttaaaaataaattaacaattttcGTTGCATATTTGAACACTCAACTACAGGAGAGAGGTAGATTTTTGGTGGAGGTGCACATACGCCAAGTAACAAATCACTTTCTTCCATTATTAATAACTTTGATACCCTCGATCCATCGTCTTGAAATAGAGTAATGCTGGATGAAAGAAGAAGTTCGAGGATGGTTTTCACGTGCTCAGTAAGCATGatgtccttttatatatatatattaattaatggcCTGTGTGGGGAGCTAGCCAACCAAACTTGTCACATGTTTTTCGACACATCATAATGTCCGAGCAAACCAAAGTAGGAAAGCAGATTTGTGTTCAAGCGTTtttgaagtgatttttaaaagaattgaatttttatttattttaaattatttattttatatatttttaaattattttgatatgctaatattaaaaataaatttttaaaaattaaaaaatattttaaaatacaattattattatactatcAACCGCTTCAACCACTCGTGaaacttttgaaattaatttgaaactcgaAGAAGCTCAGCAGCCAGAAAGATGCAAAGGCAACACAGTAGGCCGGCAAAGCAGCCAGGCATGACCAT
This region includes:
- the LOC112324712 gene encoding phosphatidylinositol 4-kinase gamma 7-like translates to MGLRAFLSLLHAGNLLVKKVDGIGRFGQVELIPIDLGLCLPESLEDPYFEWIHWPQASIPFSEDELEYINNLDPFQDSDMLRRELPMIREACLRVLVVCTIFLKEAAAFGLCLAEIGEMMSREFRSHGEEPSELELICIKARSLLGEMEYLVDEVKLEDNEEFQFDIDCEELRLTSNIGDKLEMRPHCFLSKAKNVLNPLSKLEESAEEEEEGEADIEEEELNLSRDEYAGSTEDKITNISRMSMLLKKISGGENSWRHEGEIRRSGYLAGSSSGNRSVNEQLPSSMSFVTLADLDEGEWVLFLENFKKLLHPAFTNCESGSAGQRQRQRLGTSCQF
- the LOC18107363 gene encoding phosphatidylinositol 4-kinase gamma 7-like encodes the protein MERKPSGRRRVFVQTKTGIVLGMELDRSDNAHTVKRKLQLALNVPTEERSLIFGEKVLKNDLSAGRNDSPLLLTKNSMHRSSSTPCLSSSGKDLQQSDWSGPIELLGFSEHFAKVKQMVNDIVKALRIGVDPIPIHSGLGGTYYFKNCHGENIAIVKPTDEEPYAPNNPKGFVGKALGQPGLKRSVRVGETGFREVAAYLLDYNHFANVPSTALVKMTHSIFNVNDGNKNQRRNHVSKIAS